In Bubalus bubalis isolate 160015118507 breed Murrah chromosome 3, NDDB_SH_1, whole genome shotgun sequence, a genomic segment contains:
- the LOC123332481 gene encoding uncharacterized protein LOC123332481, which translates to METQEGSQSKAEVIRHKRCRSRDGSPESHKRNGHEEEKARGRPPPAQWRTKEHPNSCRAGLYHRGSSAHTSGRLQDRGARFQSPVWARGHRRCQYNPESRPASPKRPRRSQSPEAAEPLEALTSKLSNQMGALEVVLDELRAPGGAFLPVATDHTEPTASQRAWLTWQLTHAGAALHWALTALDSLLPRTTDLRARRSTRPGRLGLRGAPRLSPPLLWSCKAPRQHLSTLRPRTSSIKDRNPPFWGTVFLRDQTLSPAASQLREMCSCVQKSCVLLGRAF; encoded by the exons atGGAGACACAAGAGGGCTCTCAGAGCAAAGCAG AGGTCATTAGGCACAAGCGATGCAGAAGCCGGGATGGCTCCCCTGAGAGTCACAAGAGAAATGGCCATGAAGAAGAGAAGGCGAGGGGACGACCACCCCCAGCCCAGTGGAGAACTAAGGAGCATCCAAACTCCTGCAGAGCAGGACTTTACCACAGAGGAA GTTCTGCCCATACTTCTGGGCGTCtccaggacaggggagcccggttcCAATCGCCAGTGTGGGCCCGGGGCCACAGACGCTGCCAGTACAACCCGGAGTCCAGGCCCGCCTCGCCCAAGCGCCCTCGCAGAAGCCAGTCACCTGAAGCCGCCGAGCCCCTGGAGGCGCTCACGTCCAAGCTCTCCAACCAGATGGGAGCCCTTGAAGTGGTCCTGGATGAGTTGCGGGCCCCGGGGGGCGCCTTCCTACCGGTGGCCACCGACCACACGGAGCCCACAGCCTCGCAGCGCGCCTGGCTCACCTGGCAGCTGACGCACGCGGGCGCCGCCCTGCACTGGGCGCTGACGGCGCTCGATTCCCTGCTCCCGCGCACCACCGACCTCCGGGCCCGCAGGTCTACCCGCCCTGGGCGCCTGGGCCTTAGGGGCGCACCTCGCCTTTCTCCACCACTTCTCTGGTCTTGCAAGGCTCCGAGGCAGCATCTCAGTACCCTGAGGCCAAGAACTtcctccataaaggacagaaacccaCCTTTCTGGGGGACGGTGTTCCTCAGGGACCAGACCTTATCCCCTGCTGCTTCCCAGCTCAGGGAGATGTGTTCCTGTGTCCAGAAGTCATGTGTCCTGCTAGGACGTGCATTCTGA